The following are encoded together in the Zingiber officinale cultivar Zhangliang chromosome 8A, Zo_v1.1, whole genome shotgun sequence genome:
- the LOC122010601 gene encoding glyceraldehyde-3-phosphate dehydrogenase B, chloroplastic-like: MASHATLASSRIPCSMGFHSKTNSPCFTKTLEFAEFSGLKSCSSITFAGHSREASFSDAARDVLPKGVTVAKLKVAINGFGRKGQNFLRYWHDRKDSPLEVIVVNDSGGVKNIIGQRRQIQQEVGNFKQ; encoded by the exons ATGGCAAGCCATGCAACTCTTGCCTCCTCCAGAATCCCTTGCAGCATGGGGTTCCACTCCAAGACCAACTCACCCTGCTTCACCaag ACGCTAGAGTTTGCTGAATTCTCCGGACTAAAATCATGCTCGAGCATCACTTTTGCAGGGCATAGCAGAGAAGCATCCTTCTCGGAT GCAGCTAGAGATGTTCTTCCAAAAGGGGTGACTGTTGCAAAGTTGAAGGTTGCAATCAATGGTTTCGGGAGAAAAGGTCAAAACTTCCTCCGCTATTGGCACGACCGGAAGGACTCACCGCTGGAGGTCATCGTTGTCAACGACAGTGGCGGTGTCAAGAAT ATCATTGGCCAAAGAAGGCAGATTCAACAGGAGGTTGGCAACTTCAAACAGTAG